In Balaenoptera ricei isolate mBalRic1 chromosome 7, mBalRic1.hap2, whole genome shotgun sequence, a single window of DNA contains:
- the C7H2orf66 gene encoding LOW QUALITY PROTEIN: uncharacterized protein C2orf66 homolog (The sequence of the model RefSeq protein was modified relative to this genomic sequence to represent the inferred CDS: inserted 1 base in 1 codon): MNRLADCRQRKQPGPGKTKLQLAIDISLILPFTQLPSTMPKALPLLAVAXWLVHGAMLRNEEKWKPLNNPRNRDLGTFFRTLQAYFKGRGPDLGMFSNISSMNKNPRPLSFQSELIASAFADYEEQKNSFPNYLKLKPEAGAQRQARRPGRPEGPAAVQSGSCLRPRRQEEAGPEAPAEPERRGCGAGRAGFPEGLRVLVFSASAWG, encoded by the exons ATGAATCGCCTTGCAGATTGTAGGCAGCGTAAACAACCAGGGCCAGGCAAAACCAAACTCCAG ctggccatTGACATTTCCCTGATCCTTCCTTTCACTCAGCTTCCTTCCACAATGCCCAAAGCACTCCCGCTGCTGGCTGTTG CATGGCTTGTGCACGGAGCCATGTTGAGAAACGAAGAAAAATGGAAGCCCCTCAACAATCCTAGAAACCGAGATCTGGGTACA tttttcagAACCCTTCAGGCATATTTTAAAGGAAGAGGTCCTGATCTTGggatgttttcaaatatttcctccatGAACAAGAATCCCAGACCTCTCTCTTTCCAGTCAGAACTTATTGCTTCTGCATTTGCAGAttatgaagaacagaaaaactCCTTCCCCAATTACCTCAAA CTTAAACCGGAGGCCGGAGCCCAGCGGCAAGCGCGGCGACCCGGTCGCCCGGAGGGTCCAGCCGCGGTCCAGTCCGGGTCCTGCCTACGCCCACGCCGCCAGGAAGAGGCGGGGCCAGAAGCTCCCGCGGAACCCGAGCGCCGCGGTTGCGGCGCAGGCCGGGCAGGTTTCCCGGAAGGACTACGGGTCCTTGTTTTTAGCGCCTCGGCGTGGGGGTAG